In Aegilops tauschii subsp. strangulata cultivar AL8/78 chromosome 3, Aet v6.0, whole genome shotgun sequence, one genomic interval encodes:
- the LOC120975796 gene encoding MYB-like transcription factor EOBI → MARMMCGRAGEPAVRKGPWTLEEDLILVGYISHHGEGSWDNLARSAGLNRNGKSCRLRWLNYLRPGLRRGSISPEEDMLIRELHSRLGNKWAEIAKHLPGRTDNEVKNYWRTRVHKKAPHQNQLRAQPCLATSEATSSVSASTSHASSTVGDEYTQTSFPYPDQSWVAADHHETVHVGASATRFFPSEFGGNFWNVQDNFWETLPLSDPVYEAL, encoded by the exons ATGGCCAGGATGATGTGCGGCCGCGCCGGCGAGCCGGCGGTGCGCAAGGGTCCGTGGACGCTGGAGGAGGACCTCATCCTCGTCGGATACATCTCCCACCACGGGGAAGGCTCCTGGGACAACCTCGCACGCTCTGCTG GTCTGAACCGGAACGGGAAGAGCTGCAGGCTGCGGTGGCTCAACTACCTCAGGCCGGGGCTGCGGCGCGGCAGCATCTCGCCGGAGGAGGACATGCTCATCCGGGAGCTCCACTCTAGGTTGGGGAACAAGTGGGCCGAGATCGCCAAGCACCTCCCCGGCCGGACCGACAACGAGGTCAAGAACTACTGGAGGACCAGGGTACACAAGAAggcgccgcaccagaaccagctTCGAGCGCAGCCGTGCCTTGCCACGAGCGAGGCGACATCGTCTGTGTCGGCGTCGACGAGCCACGCCAGCTCCACCGTCGGAGACGAGTACACGCAGACGAGCTTCCCTTACCCCGACCAGAGCTGGGTCGCCGCCGACCACCACGAAACGGTCCATGTGGGCGCGTCGGCGACGCGCTTCTTCCCGTCCGAGTTCGGCGGTAACTTTTGGAACGTCCAAGACAATTTCTGGGAGACTCTCCCGCTTTCAGACCCAGTGTACGAAGCACTGTAG